In the genome of Qipengyuania seohaensis, one region contains:
- a CDS encoding FtsW/RodA/SpoVE family cell cycle protein, which translates to MSTMQPYVPGAKRKPAHIPSGKMSRWSEVKIWWREIDRVLLGLVLLVMTLGTIAVAAASPASADRLSTSSTTLDPLYFFYRHIVWQVLALGVLLGVSMLSRENARRLGVVLAAGMIGLLFLVPFIGVEINGARRWINLGMQFQPSEFLKPGFAITMAWILSWRMRDPNLPVLLIATSLVVLIAALMMLQPNFGGTILFGGVWFVMVILSGVPVKRLGAVIGGGIAGITATYFLYDNARHRIDAFFGGGTAFDQVDLASRTLLAGGWTGAGYGLGIRKMSLPEAHTDYIFSVIGEEFGLIACALIVLLYLAIVVRVLMRLVDEDDLFALLAGTGLVSLLGGQAFINMLVNLQLFPSKGMTLPLVSYGGSSTIAVCLAVGLLIAITRRNPYLKRTTRGLGDLIGFGQADRMNDKPSPLSRDIYQ; encoded by the coding sequence ATGAGCACCATGCAGCCCTATGTCCCCGGCGCGAAACGCAAGCCTGCGCATATTCCTTCGGGCAAGATGTCCCGCTGGAGCGAAGTCAAGATCTGGTGGCGCGAGATCGACCGCGTACTGCTCGGCCTTGTCCTGCTGGTCATGACGCTGGGCACGATCGCGGTTGCCGCGGCCAGTCCGGCCAGCGCGGACCGCCTGTCCACATCGAGCACCACGCTCGATCCGCTCTATTTCTTCTACCGCCATATCGTGTGGCAAGTGCTGGCGCTGGGCGTGCTACTGGGCGTTTCCATGCTCAGCCGCGAGAATGCGCGCCGTCTCGGCGTGGTGCTGGCGGCAGGCATGATCGGCCTCCTGTTCCTCGTTCCGTTTATCGGGGTGGAGATCAACGGCGCACGGCGGTGGATCAACCTCGGCATGCAGTTCCAGCCGTCCGAGTTCCTGAAACCCGGCTTCGCGATCACCATGGCGTGGATCCTGTCCTGGCGGATGCGCGACCCGAACCTGCCGGTGCTGTTGATCGCGACTTCGCTGGTGGTCCTCATTGCTGCACTGATGATGCTCCAGCCCAATTTCGGCGGCACCATCCTGTTCGGCGGCGTATGGTTCGTGATGGTGATCCTGTCCGGCGTGCCGGTGAAGCGCCTTGGTGCGGTCATTGGCGGCGGGATTGCGGGCATTACCGCGACCTATTTCCTCTATGACAACGCGCGCCACCGTATCGACGCTTTCTTCGGCGGCGGCACGGCTTTCGACCAGGTCGACCTTGCCAGCCGTACGCTGCTTGCTGGCGGCTGGACGGGGGCGGGATACGGGCTCGGCATTCGCAAGATGAGCCTGCCCGAAGCGCATACGGACTACATCTTCTCGGTCATCGGCGAAGAGTTCGGCCTCATCGCCTGTGCGCTGATCGTGCTGCTATACCTCGCCATCGTGGTGCGCGTGCTGATGCGGCTGGTGGACGAGGACGATCTGTTCGCGCTGCTGGCCGGGACGGGCCTCGTGTCGCTGCTCGGCGGACAGGCCTTCATCAACATGCTGGTGAACCTGCAGCTGTTCCCGTCCAAGGGCATGACGCTGCCGCTGGTGAGCTATGGCGGCTCTTCCACCATTGCCGTGTGTCTTGCCGTCGGGCTGCTGATCGCGATCACACGGCGCAATCCCTATCTGAAAAGGACCACCCGGGGGCTTGGCGACCTCATCGGTTTCGGGCAGGCGGACCGGATGAACGATAAACCATCGCCTCTGTCGCGCGATATCTACCAATGA
- the murD gene encoding UDP-N-acetylmuramoyl-L-alanine--D-glutamate ligase has translation MITSPAWKDKKYAVLGLARSGRATVEALLAAGADVLVWDDRAEARKPYNGRCAIGDPLEADLTGYAGVVVSPGVPLNTHPIKPHADSFGAPVIGDIELFAQARADLPPHRVVGITGTNGKSTTTALVHHILKEAGVPTTMGGNIGLPILEQEPLPEGGVYVLELSSYQIDLTYSLDCEVAVLLNITPDHLDRYDGDFEAYRQAKLRLFRLQNAKSRAIVSPNTSLYDEVAGIRAPDFPRNYLNTDRAGHALAEFSQWPALQGTHNMRNAEDAVVACQMLGLDVETIRPALKSFPGLPHRMERVAEISGVAFINDSKGTNTAASAPALAAFDNIHWILGGLAKEPGLGECEAELAHVKAAYTIGKAGPDFAALLEGRVPVEQCETLDRAVTAAAAKAEAGDTVLLSPACASFDQYSDFEKRGEHFRALVEGLE, from the coding sequence ATGATCACCTCGCCCGCCTGGAAGGACAAGAAATACGCGGTGCTCGGCCTCGCGCGGTCCGGCCGGGCGACGGTCGAGGCGCTGCTGGCTGCCGGAGCCGACGTGCTGGTGTGGGACGACCGCGCCGAAGCGCGCAAGCCTTACAACGGGCGCTGCGCAATTGGCGATCCGCTCGAAGCGGACCTTACAGGCTATGCCGGCGTGGTCGTCAGCCCGGGCGTCCCGCTCAACACCCACCCGATCAAGCCACATGCGGACAGCTTCGGCGCGCCGGTGATCGGCGATATCGAGCTTTTCGCGCAGGCAAGGGCCGACCTGCCGCCGCATCGGGTCGTCGGCATCACCGGTACCAATGGCAAATCGACCACCACAGCACTGGTCCATCACATCCTGAAGGAAGCTGGCGTGCCGACCACCATGGGCGGCAATATCGGCCTGCCGATCCTTGAGCAGGAGCCTCTGCCGGAAGGCGGGGTCTATGTGCTGGAGCTGTCGAGCTACCAGATCGATCTCACCTATTCGCTCGACTGCGAAGTGGCGGTCCTGCTGAACATCACGCCCGATCATCTCGACCGATATGATGGGGACTTCGAAGCTTATCGTCAGGCCAAGCTTCGTCTCTTCCGATTGCAGAATGCCAAAAGCCGCGCAATCGTGTCGCCCAACACTTCTTTGTACGATGAGGTTGCCGGGATAAGGGCGCCAGACTTTCCTCGCAATTATCTCAATACTGATCGAGCGGGGCATGCTTTGGCCGAATTCAGCCAATGGCCTGCCTTGCAGGGCACCCACAACATGCGGAATGCGGAGGACGCCGTCGTCGCTTGCCAGATGCTGGGTTTGGACGTGGAAACCATTCGACCCGCGCTAAAATCGTTTCCCGGCCTCCCCCACCGCATGGAGCGTGTCGCCGAAATTTCCGGTGTCGCCTTCATAAACGACAGCAAGGGCACCAACACCGCCGCCTCCGCACCCGCACTCGCGGCGTTCGACAACATCCACTGGATCCTCGGCGGGCTCGCCAAGGAGCCGGGGCTGGGCGAGTGCGAGGCCGAGCTCGCTCATGTGAAGGCCGCCTATACCATCGGCAAGGCCGGGCCGGACTTTGCAGCGCTGCTCGAAGGCCGCGTGCCGGTGGAGCAGTGCGAGACGCTCGACCGAGCCGTCACGGCCGCCGCCGCCAAGGCAGAGGCAGGCGACACCGTCCTGCTTTCGCCCGCCTGTGCAAGCTTCGACCAATATTCCGATTTCGAGAAACGCGGCGAGCATTTCCGCGCGCTGGTGGAGGGGCTGGAATGA
- the mraY gene encoding phospho-N-acetylmuramoyl-pentapeptide-transferase, whose translation MLYLLAEYFNFEGLFNLVRYQTARAGATLLTALLIGLLIGPRFIDMLRVRQGKGQPIREDGPQTHLAKRGTPTMGGLMILVSLFISMMLWMDLSNPFIWACLAVTGGFGLIGFLDDYDKVSKASHKGVSGRTRLLFEFIVAGAASYIIVSQINTFVYVPFINDFGVELGPFYYVFAAFVIVGAGNAVNLTDGLDGLATMPVIIAAGTFALIAYLVGRVDYSEYLGIPHVAGAGELAIMCAAIIGAGLAFLWFNAPPAAVFMGDTGSLALGGALGAIAVATHHEIVLGIVGGLFVFEALSVIIQVVWFKRTGKRVFRMAPIHHHFEQLGWSESKVVIRFWIVAIVLALLGLATLKLR comes from the coding sequence ATGCTCTACCTCCTCGCCGAGTATTTCAATTTCGAAGGCCTGTTCAACCTGGTCCGCTACCAGACGGCGCGGGCCGGCGCGACGCTGCTTACCGCGCTGCTGATCGGCTTGCTGATCGGCCCCCGTTTCATCGACATGCTGCGCGTGCGACAGGGCAAGGGCCAGCCGATCCGCGAAGACGGACCGCAAACCCACCTCGCCAAGCGCGGCACGCCGACCATGGGCGGCCTGATGATCCTCGTCAGCCTGTTCATTTCGATGATGCTGTGGATGGACCTGTCCAACCCCTTCATCTGGGCCTGCCTTGCGGTCACCGGCGGGTTCGGCCTGATCGGTTTCCTCGACGATTACGACAAGGTGTCCAAGGCCAGCCACAAGGGCGTGTCCGGTCGCACCCGCCTGTTGTTCGAATTCATCGTCGCCGGTGCGGCGAGCTATATCATCGTCAGCCAGATCAACACCTTCGTCTACGTCCCCTTCATCAACGATTTCGGGGTCGAGCTTGGGCCGTTCTATTACGTCTTTGCCGCCTTCGTGATCGTGGGTGCGGGCAATGCGGTGAACCTGACCGACGGGCTGGACGGTCTTGCCACCATGCCGGTCATCATCGCTGCCGGGACCTTCGCGCTCATCGCCTATCTCGTCGGCCGTGTGGACTATTCCGAATATCTCGGCATTCCGCACGTTGCGGGCGCTGGCGAGCTGGCGATCATGTGCGCGGCGATTATCGGGGCGGGCCTTGCCTTCCTGTGGTTCAATGCGCCGCCTGCCGCGGTTTTCATGGGCGATACCGGTTCTCTGGCGCTCGGTGGTGCACTTGGCGCGATTGCCGTGGCGACGCACCATGAAATCGTGCTCGGCATCGTCGGCGGCCTGTTCGTGTTCGAGGCATTGAGCGTCATCATCCAGGTCGTCTGGTTCAAGCGCACCGGCAAGCGGGTTTTCCGCATGGCCCCGATCCACCACCATTTCGAGCAGCTCGGCTGGTCCGAGAGCAAGGTCGTGATCCGTTTCTGGATCGTCGCCATCGTGCTCGCACTCCTGGGGCTGGCAACGCTCAAGCTCAGATGA
- a CDS encoding UDP-N-acetylmuramoyl-tripeptide--D-alanyl-D-alanine ligase, which produces MSAAILRHPAYVEWTSDPRDRLPLTLWDSNTIAEVTGGTASCDFQVSGVEMDSRDVVHGDLFVALKGEAMDGHRFIDKAFENGAAAAIVDRVVDYPHVLVEDTTEALAALARAARSRTEARIIGVTGSVGKTGVKEAIFAALERASRGAAHRSTRSYNNHVGVPLSLARMGARSRFGVFEMGMNHAGEIEGLTAQVRPHVAVITTIAPAHIENLGSMKAIADAKAEIFSGLEPGGTAVIPADSEHYEQLKLAALRAGAHVVSFGKARHADMRLLDAIPSANGGSLVTCEFDTGRLCYTVAEPGEHWVANSLAVMAAVRAAGGDMAAAGLALAEMGGLKGRGERHGIDAPGGKALMIDESYNANPASMRATLAQLGTTPSTRRIAVLGAMKELGDFAPKFHAALAEHVIAADIDYAVLVGDEMGALARELGKPVLNSLGKPLEWEHCLTADEAIGLLEDFGIVAGDAVLVKGSNSVGLGRLVDRFTRPE; this is translated from the coding sequence ATGAGCGCGGCTATCCTGCGCCACCCCGCCTATGTCGAATGGACGAGCGATCCGCGCGATCGCTTGCCCCTGACCCTGTGGGATTCCAATACGATAGCCGAGGTCACGGGCGGCACGGCAAGCTGCGATTTCCAGGTTTCCGGTGTAGAGATGGATAGCCGTGACGTAGTGCACGGAGACCTTTTTGTAGCCCTGAAGGGCGAAGCGATGGACGGACATCGCTTTATCGACAAGGCTTTCGAAAACGGCGCCGCAGCAGCCATTGTGGATCGGGTGGTCGACTATCCGCACGTGCTCGTTGAAGACACCACCGAAGCTCTCGCAGCGCTCGCGCGGGCGGCGCGCAGCCGGACCGAGGCGCGGATTATCGGTGTCACCGGCTCGGTCGGCAAGACCGGCGTGAAGGAAGCGATCTTTGCAGCGCTGGAACGTGCCAGTCGCGGTGCGGCACATCGTTCGACCCGCAGCTACAACAACCATGTCGGCGTCCCGCTCAGCCTGGCCCGGATGGGTGCGCGTAGCCGCTTCGGCGTGTTCGAGATGGGCATGAACCATGCTGGCGAAATCGAAGGGCTAACCGCGCAGGTCCGGCCGCATGTCGCCGTCATCACCACCATCGCGCCCGCGCATATCGAGAACCTGGGTTCGATGAAGGCGATTGCCGACGCCAAGGCGGAAATCTTTTCCGGCCTCGAACCGGGCGGCACGGCAGTCATCCCCGCCGACAGCGAACATTACGAACAGCTCAAGCTCGCCGCGCTGCGTGCCGGGGCGCACGTCGTCAGCTTCGGCAAGGCGCGCCATGCCGATATGCGCCTCCTCGACGCGATCCCGAGCGCCAATGGCGGCAGCCTCGTGACCTGCGAATTCGACACCGGCCGCTTGTGCTACACCGTGGCCGAACCGGGCGAGCACTGGGTCGCCAATTCGCTTGCCGTCATGGCGGCAGTGCGCGCGGCGGGCGGCGATATGGCCGCAGCCGGTCTTGCGCTCGCGGAAATGGGCGGCCTGAAGGGCCGGGGCGAACGCCATGGCATCGATGCGCCCGGCGGCAAGGCGCTGATGATCGACGAAAGTTACAACGCCAATCCCGCCAGCATGCGTGCCACGCTGGCGCAGCTCGGCACCACCCCCTCGACCCGTCGCATCGCCGTCCTCGGCGCGATGAAGGAGCTGGGCGACTTTGCTCCCAAGTTCCACGCCGCACTGGCGGAGCATGTGATCGCAGCCGATATCGACTATGCGGTGCTGGTGGGCGACGAGATGGGCGCTCTTGCCCGCGAACTGGGGAAACCCGTTCTCAACTCGCTTGGCAAGCCGCTCGAGTGGGAGCATTGCTTGACTGCCGACGAGGCGATCGGATTGCTCGAGGATTTCGGCATCGTGGCGGGCGACGCGGTGCTGGTCAAAGGCTCCAATTCGGTCGGGCTCGGCCGGCTCGTGGACCGTTTCACCCGCCCTGAATAG
- a CDS encoding UDP-N-acetylmuramoyl-L-alanyl-D-glutamate--2,6-diaminopimelate ligase: protein MRLDKLCEKAGIDCPGDGSANVTGFAIDNRKVAPGTVFGAFQGSVVNGEDFIPAAIEAGAIAVVARQQAKVEGAIHIASDEPRKDFAKLGARFFTPVPEHIVAVTGTNGKTSTVEMTRQIWRMAGERAASIGTLGVTTPDESVSTGLTTPDIVTFLSNMSGLAREGVTHVAYEASSHGLSQSRNEGVPVEAAAFTNFSRDHLDYHKDMEDYFAAKMRLFDEVVSDGATAVVWLDGSDWNARVVEHARARGLKVLTVGEKGEDICLLDRQPTQLGQTLKVSHEGTERTINLPLIGAYQVSNALTAAGLALATGIDAGRVWDGVARLQPVRGRLERAAIAPSGAPVYIDYAHTPDAIEAAIAALRPHVGGRLITVFGAGGDRDHGKRKPMGEAAAKASDVVIVTDDNPRGEDPADIRRAVLEGAPEAREIGGRREAIHAAIAEAGPDDIVLLAGKGHETGQIIGSGENMKVLPFDDVEVARECAAAIARGDA, encoded by the coding sequence ATGAGGCTCGACAAGCTTTGCGAAAAAGCGGGCATCGATTGTCCGGGTGACGGCAGCGCCAATGTCACCGGTTTCGCCATCGACAACCGCAAGGTCGCGCCCGGTACGGTATTCGGCGCTTTCCAGGGCAGCGTGGTCAATGGCGAGGACTTCATTCCCGCCGCGATCGAGGCTGGCGCCATTGCCGTCGTCGCCCGGCAGCAGGCAAAGGTCGAAGGCGCGATCCACATCGCGAGCGACGAACCCCGCAAGGATTTCGCGAAGCTCGGTGCGCGTTTCTTCACGCCTGTGCCGGAACATATCGTCGCGGTAACGGGGACGAACGGTAAGACATCGACCGTCGAGATGACGCGCCAGATCTGGCGCATGGCGGGCGAACGTGCGGCCAGCATCGGGACGCTCGGCGTCACGACCCCCGACGAAAGCGTGTCGACCGGCCTCACTACGCCCGACATCGTAACCTTCCTTTCGAACATGAGCGGCCTCGCGCGTGAGGGTGTCACGCATGTCGCCTACGAGGCATCGAGCCACGGCCTGTCGCAATCGCGCAATGAGGGCGTTCCCGTCGAAGCGGCGGCGTTCACCAACTTCAGCCGCGACCATCTCGATTATCACAAGGACATGGAAGACTATTTCGCGGCCAAGATGCGGCTGTTCGACGAAGTAGTATCGGATGGAGCGACAGCGGTTGTCTGGCTCGACGGCAGCGACTGGAATGCGCGCGTGGTCGAGCATGCCAGGGCTCGCGGTCTGAAGGTCTTGACGGTCGGCGAAAAGGGTGAGGATATCTGCCTCCTCGATCGCCAGCCCACGCAGCTTGGCCAGACGCTCAAGGTCTCGCACGAAGGGACCGAGCGCACGATCAACCTTCCGCTGATCGGTGCCTACCAGGTGTCGAATGCCCTGACCGCGGCGGGCCTTGCCCTCGCCACGGGTATCGATGCGGGCCGCGTATGGGACGGCGTCGCCCGGCTCCAACCGGTTCGCGGTCGTCTCGAGCGGGCGGCCATCGCGCCGAGCGGGGCGCCGGTCTATATCGATTATGCGCATACACCGGACGCGATCGAAGCGGCCATCGCCGCGCTTCGCCCCCATGTCGGCGGGCGGCTCATCACGGTGTTCGGTGCCGGCGGCGACCGCGATCACGGCAAGCGCAAGCCCATGGGCGAAGCTGCGGCCAAGGCCAGCGATGTGGTTATCGTCACCGACGACAACCCGCGCGGCGAGGATCCTGCGGATATCCGCCGCGCCGTGCTTGAAGGCGCGCCCGAAGCCAGAGAAATAGGCGGCCGTCGCGAAGCAATACATGCCGCCATTGCAGAAGCCGGACCCGACGACATCGTGCTTCTCGCGGGCAAAGGTCATGAAACGGGTCAGATCATCGGATCGGGAGAAAACATGAAGGTCCTTCCCTTCGACGACGTGGAAGTCGCCCGCGAATGTGCGGCTGCCATCGCCAGAGGTGATGCATGA
- a CDS encoding peptidoglycan D,D-transpeptidase FtsI family protein, producing MAVASGRVQLVTLRERSLDLARWRVLWIVAAFAFLALIAVMRISYLGMNGAEARATTLADALLPPRGEITDRNGVPMARAFPAYALWFNPKALGEDGEPLVRAPEEVAAKLGEIFPDLDQAKVARQLAAGKQGYLRRRLLPEEANRVQEIGELALEIPMEEDRHYPQGKMAAHVLGYVAADGSGRVGMEQVLDEHLSNPDTRGTPVALSIDVRVQGALEDELRRGMKLTQAQGGAGIVLDVDTGEVLALASLPEFDPNKIDKDGQALMFNRVTNQVYELGSTFKPLSVAAAIDAGVVRDLGTRYDASPVKVGRFSIKDSHAMGPTLNVVETLIHSSNTTTARIADELGPERLRRYMIDMGMNERPHIELPAKGFPIWPGDNWPRLRSMTVSYGHGIAVTPLHLASAYAAMVNGGVWRPATLHKLGAGEAPKGRRVFKASTSSRMRQMLRATAIYGTGRNADAPGYRVGGKTGSAEKPGGKAGYRKTALVSTFAAAFPMDRPRYVIIAMLDEPRGTLASSYQRTAAWNAAPIVGRLVPRIGPLIGVRPDDTRDIDISAIKPLIPGAME from the coding sequence ATGGCCGTTGCAAGTGGCCGGGTTCAACTGGTCACTCTTCGTGAACGCTCGCTCGACCTGGCGCGCTGGCGCGTGCTGTGGATCGTGGCGGCATTTGCGTTCCTCGCGCTGATCGCGGTGATGCGCATTTCCTACCTCGGCATGAACGGTGCCGAGGCGCGGGCGACCACGCTGGCCGACGCACTACTGCCCCCGCGCGGTGAAATCACCGATCGCAACGGCGTACCGATGGCCCGTGCCTTCCCTGCCTATGCCCTGTGGTTCAATCCCAAGGCGCTGGGCGAAGATGGCGAACCGCTGGTGCGTGCACCCGAAGAAGTCGCAGCGAAACTGGGCGAAATCTTCCCCGATCTCGATCAGGCCAAGGTCGCGCGGCAACTCGCTGCCGGCAAACAGGGCTATTTGCGTCGCCGCTTGCTGCCCGAAGAAGCAAACCGGGTGCAGGAAATCGGCGAGCTCGCTCTCGAAATCCCGATGGAGGAAGACCGCCACTACCCGCAGGGCAAGATGGCGGCCCATGTGCTAGGCTATGTCGCCGCCGATGGCAGCGGCCGCGTCGGCATGGAGCAGGTGCTCGACGAACACCTGAGCAACCCCGATACGCGCGGAACGCCTGTTGCACTGTCGATCGACGTTCGCGTGCAGGGCGCGCTCGAAGACGAGCTGCGCCGCGGCATGAAGCTGACGCAGGCGCAGGGCGGGGCGGGCATCGTGCTCGACGTGGATACGGGCGAAGTCCTCGCGCTCGCATCGCTGCCCGAATTCGATCCGAACAAGATCGACAAGGACGGCCAGGCGCTGATGTTCAACCGCGTGACCAACCAGGTTTACGAACTCGGTTCGACGTTCAAGCCGTTGTCGGTCGCAGCCGCGATCGATGCGGGTGTCGTGCGCGACCTGGGCACGCGCTACGATGCCTCGCCGGTGAAGGTTGGCAGGTTCTCGATCAAGGACAGCCACGCGATGGGCCCGACCCTCAATGTGGTCGAAACGCTCATCCATTCGTCGAATACCACGACCGCGCGGATTGCCGATGAACTCGGTCCGGAACGCCTGCGCCGCTACATGATAGACATGGGTATGAATGAGCGCCCGCATATCGAATTGCCGGCCAAGGGTTTTCCCATCTGGCCGGGCGATAACTGGCCGCGTTTGCGCAGCATGACGGTCAGCTACGGGCACGGCATCGCGGTTACCCCGCTCCACCTCGCCAGCGCTTATGCAGCGATGGTCAACGGCGGCGTGTGGCGCCCGGCCACCTTGCACAAGCTGGGTGCGGGCGAAGCGCCCAAGGGCCGCCGCGTGTTCAAGGCTTCGACCTCCAGCCGCATGCGCCAGATGTTGCGGGCAACGGCAATCTACGGGACGGGCCGCAATGCGGACGCTCCGGGCTATCGCGTCGGCGGCAAGACCGGTTCGGCCGAAAAGCCGGGCGGCAAGGCAGGCTATCGCAAGACCGCGCTGGTTTCGACCTTCGCCGCGGCCTTCCCGATGGACCGTCCGCGCTACGTCATCATCGCCATGCTCGACGAGCCGCGCGGTACGCTCGCCAGTTCCTACCAGCGCACTGCCGCCTGGAACGCGGCACCCATCGTTGGTCGTCTCGTCCCGCGGATCGGCCCGCTGATCGGCGTGCGCCCCGACGACACACGCGACATCGACATCTCAGCAATCAAGCCGCTTATCCCGGGAGCCATGGAATGA